Genomic window (Granulicella arctica):
CGCTGATCTGTGCACCCAGGCCCAGGGTGGAGAGCGTCTGTCCTTTGAGGTGAAAGTACTCGGCGATGATGCTGGCATTCCATGCACCGCCGGACGCGGTGACAAGCCCAGTGATGAGGTAGGGGAAGATGCCGGGGAGGATGACGGTCTGCCAGCGCTGGAGTTGGGTGAAGCGGAAGAGCGTCGAGACCTCACGAAGGTCGGATGGGATGGCCATGGCTCCAGCGATGACGTTGAAGAGGATGTACCACTGGGTTCCGAGAAGCATGAGGGCGATGGAGCCGATGCCTAGTCCGCCTCCGAGCTTCATGAGACCGAGGATGATGATGGGAAAGAGAATAGGCGCGGGAAAGCTGGCGGCGACCTGAACGACTGGCTGGACGATGCGGGCCAGCTTCGGGTTGAAGCCAATTGCGACGCCTGCGGGGATGGTCCACGCCGAGGCAAGCAGCAGGGAGAGATTGACGCGGAGGAAGGTCGCTCCAGCGCTCTCAAGAATGATGAGGTATTGGCCGCCATTGATTTCGCGGAGTTTGAGCAGGGCGCTCACTGCAGCGTAGAGGATCCCTATCCCGACCATGCTGAGGACAGAGATTCTTAGCCAGAGGGGTGAAGCCTTCACCTCGCCTGCGGCTTGACGGGTGCGATATTGTTGCTGGCGCTCGGCGAAGGTGTGATTGAGTCGTTCGCTGAGCGGGGTGAGGGTGTGGCGCTTGACGGCGGCGAGGGCGTTCGAGTGCTGGATGAGATGGAGGATGGGCGAGTCGATGCGATCGGCACTAGCGGATTGCTCGATCTTGAACTTGTCGCTCCAGGCGATGACGGGTCGCCAGATGAGTTGGTCCGTGGCAACGATGATGGCGATGACGGTGAGGATACCGTAGACCATCGCTGGAATGTTGTCGGCACTGGCAGCGGTCTGTAAGTAAGAACCAAGACCAGGGAGGCGGAAGTCGCGGTCGCCGAGGACGAACATCTCGCAAGCCATGAGGAAGAACCAGCCGCCAGCAACGGAGATCATGGAGTTCCAGACCAGGCCTATGGTGCCGTAGGGCAGTTCAAGCTGCCAGAAGCGCTGCCAGGTGGAGAAGCCGTAGATGCGGGAGGCTTCGCCAAGTTCGCGCGGAAGACTCTTGAGCGATGAGTAGAAGCTGAAGGCCATGTTCCAGACCTGGCCGGT
Coding sequences:
- a CDS encoding ABC transporter permease, producing MIQLPEAFSYTRSRATLARAQVFKRTGPVILDLVVAALCLAAFYGVLKIAGYWLSSAQPQFVVSLKPSSLPLYAFYSVVRIGLAYLLSLVFAIGYGYVAAYNQRAESLMIAALDILQSIPVLSFLPGVMLAMVALFPTRQLGVEMGAIVLIFTGQVWNMAFSFYSSLKSLPRELGEASRIYGFSTWQRFWQLELPYGTIGLVWNSMISVAGGWFFLMACEMFVLGDRDFRLPGLGSYLQTAASADNIPAMVYGILTVIAIIVATDQLIWRPVIAWSDKFKIEQSASADRIDSPILHLIQHSNALAAVKRHTLTPLSERLNHTFAERQQQYRTRQAAGEVKASPLWLRISVLSMVGIGILYAAVSALLKLREINGGQYLIILESAGATFLRVNLSLLLASAWTIPAGVAIGFNPKLARIVQPVVQVAASFPAPILFPIIILGLMKLGGGLGIGSIALMLLGTQWYILFNVIAGAMAIPSDLREVSTLFRFTQLQRWQTVILPGIFPYLITGLVTASGGAWNASIIAEYFHLKGQTLSTLGLGAQISAASDKGQFQILLLATIVMALMVVTVNRLVWRPLYRLAETKYKLEA